The genomic stretch GATATAGTTCAGCAGTCGTGGCATGACGAGGATCAGCACACCGGCAATCAGCGAGATAAGCGGCGTCAGCGCGAGCTGGGAAATATGCATGTCGGGTTCCTTTTGGCAGATCCGCCGAAATGAGGACGCGGAGCGAACGCACCGCAATCATCAGAACGCGGATCCGGCCGGAAGGCTCCAGACGCCTTGCAAAAATAGGGGCGCCTACGCGGCGGCGCGATAATATTTCGCTGTCGGCACGATGGACAAGGGTGTCAGCCGGTTGATGGCCGGATTGCTGAACATCAGCCGCTGCTCCGTCGGCGTCGACCTGAAGAACGGGAACCGTTCGAGTGTCCGGCGCATATTTTCGCCGGCAGGGATTTCGAACAGGGCGATCCGGGTAAGAACGCCCGGAAATTCCTTGGCCTCGGTCCTCTGCACGGCATTGAAATAACGTGAATAAAAATTGGAGTGCTCGACCTTGACCGGCGTCAACACCGAGTTCTGGCCAAAATAGAGCGAGGCCACCATGGCAAGCCTGAGTGTCAGGAACGGCAGCACTCCGGGCGCCGGCGCGCTGTCGGGATCGGTTGCAAACCGGGTTCCGTCGATAAAGGTTTCGCCGCGGGCAAGCCGCTCGAGCAATATTTCCGGATAGGCATCGACGGAGGGCGAATTCGGGTGCTCTGCGGAAATGTAGTGGAAGCGGATCGTGCTGACCAATTCGCCGTAGAAATAGACACCGAACCGGTAGGAATTGGGTAGATTGTCCCAGCGATCCTCGAACATCCCGCTGGCGATTGGACCGCACATGCCTGAGCGCAGATAGGATTTGTAGCGAAGCCGGTAAATCGCCTCCAAATCCTCGCCCCCCGTAATGAGGCGATAATCGACATGCTCCAGCAGTTGCATCATCGATCGGTTGAGTACCGAATCCCCCGCTGCCCTGACCACGCCAGACGCATCCCTTGCAGGCCTTGCAGCATCCATTATCTGTCCTCGAAATTCCGCCTACGGATAGGCTATTCGAGTCAAAATGAGACACAAGTAGAAACTTAGAGGTTGTTGATTTACCTTATGTTAACCTTAACGGTTGAGCGCTTACCTGAGAATGTCCTAATGAACAATGCACCGGAGAAGGATGGGATCATGGCCTCCGGAACATCGCACCTGCATCGACAGGCCGGCGCGCGAGCCGGCATTGCGCAAAAGCAAGATCGCGGCGGGACGATGTCCTGACTAAAATGCGCATAAGTCCGCTTTCAAGGGCTGCACTTGAGACGGAAGACGCCAGGAATCAGGCGAACTTCACGGCGCTACGTGGCTGTCCGCTT from Mesorhizobium sp. NZP2077 encodes the following:
- a CDS encoding DUF3096 domain-containing protein is translated as MHISQLALTPLISLIAGVLILVMPRLLNYIVALYLIVVGLLGLFPHLAG
- a CDS encoding acyl-homoserine-lactone synthase — encoded protein: MDAARPARDASGVVRAAGDSVLNRSMMQLLEHVDYRLITGGEDLEAIYRLRYKSYLRSGMCGPIASGMFEDRWDNLPNSYRFGVYFYGELVSTIRFHYISAEHPNSPSVDAYPEILLERLARGETFIDGTRFATDPDSAPAPGVLPFLTLRLAMVASLYFGQNSVLTPVKVEHSNFYSRYFNAVQRTEAKEFPGVLTRIALFEIPAGENMRRTLERFPFFRSTPTEQRLMFSNPAINRLTPLSIVPTAKYYRAAA